Proteins encoded by one window of Dryocola sp. LX212:
- a CDS encoding ImcF-related family protein, translated as MKKVSKPMGAGLLIVAILFMVLFVLAQTAQLPSGSGDDNFWYVLAGFIILSATLCTVVFFTLLWQQNPSPVTPDGENNHNGERASDQYDYSALIKHLRRRYLIFWRRKTRLLLITGDEAAIGQLVPGLQENQWLEGNRTVLLYGGSLTAEPDKEKYTALRKLRRGRPLDGIVRVMPQSLNLTPRISDNDLRGLEKISELLRYSAPVWLWQLCDSTWPQAKRTEQAVGASFPLRAKPDDITRQLELMLPALRTQGVSQVAENNGHDFLLRLGQHLKDGGIARWAQQLVPWLSASQQRVPLRGLMFSLPENQPADTSEGAAASALADAEKYIPESQRHALTLPVTWQGIVDDCIRIRGSRVGMAWEQTLAWTLMAIIGVWGAGTLLSFAVNRLQIVSVAQQAHALVEHPSVSDYQLTALHTLRNDAGRLQHRVQEGAPWYQRFGLDHNRQLLDAMLPWYGVANNRLIRDPANAALTQKLSALANSAPNGDQRARLAKPGYDQLKAWLMMSRPDKADGAFFAQTMKAVQPTRTGISTGLWQSLSPDLWAFYLSALPAQPQWKITPDMQLVSQSRQVLLQQIGRRNAESTLYENMLKSVRRNFADVSLEDMTSGTDARRLFTTDEVVPGMFTRQAWEGGIQQAIEKAARSRRDEIDWVLSDSHQAVSADLSPEALKARLTQRYFADFAGSWLSFLNGLRLNPANNIADVTDQLTLMSDVRQSPLIALMNTIAWQGQTGQQSEGLSDSILKSAKDLVGGKDKPAIDQSASGPQGPLDETFSPLLMLMGKNKGSNVMPADTSLSLQTYLTRITRVRLRLQQVASASDPQEMMQTLAQTVFQGKSVDLTDTQQYGSLISASLGEEWSGFGSTMFVQPLTQAWETVLQPSAASLNDKWSRSVVANWHTAFDGRFPFAASKSDASLPMLAEFLRKDSGRIERFLTTELSGVLHKEGSQWVPDKVNGQGLSFNPAFLRAMNQLSQLSDILFTDGSQGISFELQARPVPQVVETQLTIDGQKLHYFNQMADWQSFRWPGDTYRPGTMLTWTTVNAGARLFGDYSGTWGFIRWLEQGKRRQLDRSQWMMSFTAPDGRTLQWVLRSQLGKGPLALLALRGFTLPDQIFSVDSAATFEPSGTDAIPRPAGAG; from the coding sequence ATGAAAAAGGTTTCGAAACCCATGGGAGCGGGGCTACTTATCGTGGCAATCCTGTTTATGGTGCTCTTTGTTCTTGCACAGACAGCACAGTTGCCCTCCGGTAGCGGTGACGATAATTTCTGGTATGTGCTGGCAGGTTTCATCATCCTGAGTGCCACATTATGCACCGTGGTATTTTTTACTTTGCTCTGGCAACAAAATCCTTCTCCCGTTACGCCTGATGGTGAAAACAATCACAATGGAGAAAGAGCGTCGGATCAATATGATTATTCAGCACTGATCAAACATCTTAGAAGACGGTACTTGATCTTCTGGCGTCGTAAAACCCGCCTGCTGCTGATCACCGGCGACGAAGCCGCAATCGGGCAGCTGGTACCTGGCCTGCAGGAAAACCAGTGGCTTGAAGGTAACCGTACCGTTCTGCTTTACGGCGGCAGCCTGACCGCTGAGCCCGACAAGGAAAAATACACCGCGCTGCGCAAACTGCGCCGCGGACGCCCACTGGACGGGATTGTGCGTGTCATGCCGCAGTCGCTTAATCTGACCCCGCGGATAAGTGACAACGATTTACGCGGCCTGGAAAAAATCAGCGAGCTGCTCCGTTATTCCGCCCCGGTCTGGCTGTGGCAGCTGTGCGACAGCACCTGGCCGCAGGCAAAACGCACTGAACAGGCGGTAGGGGCCAGTTTCCCGCTGCGTGCTAAGCCTGACGATATTACCCGCCAGCTTGAGCTGATGCTGCCGGCACTGCGCACGCAGGGGGTGAGTCAGGTCGCTGAGAACAACGGCCACGACTTCCTGCTGCGCCTGGGCCAGCACCTCAAAGACGGCGGTATCGCCCGCTGGGCCCAGCAGCTGGTGCCATGGCTGTCTGCCTCACAGCAGCGCGTGCCGCTGCGTGGCCTGATGTTCAGCCTGCCGGAGAATCAACCCGCTGATACGTCAGAGGGAGCCGCTGCCTCTGCACTGGCCGATGCAGAAAAATATATCCCTGAATCACAACGCCATGCGCTGACCCTGCCGGTAACCTGGCAGGGCATCGTGGACGACTGTATCCGTATTCGTGGCAGCCGTGTCGGCATGGCCTGGGAGCAGACGCTTGCCTGGACGCTGATGGCTATTATTGGTGTCTGGGGGGCGGGGACGCTGCTGTCGTTTGCGGTCAACCGTCTGCAGATTGTCTCTGTGGCGCAGCAGGCGCATGCCCTGGTGGAGCATCCTTCCGTCTCGGATTACCAGCTGACGGCCCTGCATACGCTGCGTAATGACGCCGGCCGCCTGCAGCACCGTGTTCAGGAAGGTGCACCCTGGTACCAGCGCTTCGGTCTGGACCATAACCGGCAGCTGCTCGACGCGATGCTGCCCTGGTACGGCGTGGCGAACAACCGCCTGATACGCGACCCGGCAAATGCCGCCCTGACGCAGAAGCTCAGCGCGCTGGCAAACTCCGCGCCCAACGGCGACCAGCGGGCACGGCTGGCGAAGCCGGGCTATGACCAGCTGAAAGCCTGGCTGATGATGTCCCGTCCGGATAAAGCCGACGGCGCATTTTTCGCGCAGACCATGAAGGCCGTGCAGCCGACGCGCACGGGTATCTCAACCGGCCTGTGGCAAAGCCTGTCGCCGGATTTGTGGGCGTTTTATCTCTCCGCACTGCCAGCGCAGCCGCAGTGGAAAATCACCCCGGACATGCAGCTGGTCAGCCAGAGCCGCCAGGTGCTGCTGCAGCAGATAGGGCGGCGCAACGCGGAAAGCACGCTGTACGAGAACATGCTCAAATCCGTGCGTCGTAACTTTGCCGATGTCTCTCTGGAGGACATGACCAGCGGTACCGACGCCCGCCGCCTGTTTACCACCGATGAGGTGGTGCCGGGCATGTTCACCCGCCAGGCATGGGAAGGGGGCATTCAGCAGGCGATTGAGAAGGCGGCACGTTCACGCCGGGATGAAATTGACTGGGTGCTCAGCGACTCCCATCAGGCCGTATCGGCTGACCTGTCGCCGGAGGCCCTGAAGGCGCGTCTGACGCAGCGCTACTTCGCCGACTTTGCCGGCAGCTGGCTGAGCTTCCTCAACGGCCTGCGGCTTAATCCGGCAAATAATATTGCGGACGTCACCGACCAGCTGACGCTGATGAGCGATGTCCGCCAGTCTCCGCTGATTGCCCTGATGAACACCATTGCCTGGCAGGGGCAGACCGGCCAGCAAAGCGAAGGGCTTTCCGATTCCATCCTCAAATCGGCTAAAGACCTGGTGGGTGGAAAAGACAAACCCGCGATTGACCAGTCTGCATCAGGCCCGCAGGGGCCGCTCGATGAAACCTTTAGCCCGCTGCTGATGCTGATGGGTAAAAACAAAGGCAGCAACGTCATGCCGGCTGACACCTCCCTGAGCCTGCAGACGTATCTGACCCGCATCACCCGCGTGCGTCTGCGTCTGCAACAGGTGGCCAGCGCTTCCGACCCGCAGGAGATGATGCAGACCCTGGCGCAGACCGTGTTCCAGGGGAAAAGCGTGGACCTGACCGACACCCAGCAGTACGGCAGCCTGATTTCCGCAAGCCTTGGCGAGGAGTGGAGCGGCTTTGGCAGCACGATGTTTGTGCAGCCGCTGACCCAGGCCTGGGAGACCGTGCTTCAGCCGTCGGCGGCCAGCCTCAATGACAAGTGGAGCCGCTCCGTGGTGGCGAACTGGCACACCGCCTTTGACGGGCGCTTCCCGTTTGCGGCGAGCAAAAGTGATGCCTCCCTGCCGATGCTGGCTGAGTTTTTGCGCAAGGACAGCGGACGCATTGAGCGCTTCCTGACGACGGAGCTCAGCGGCGTGCTGCACAAGGAGGGCAGCCAGTGGGTGCCGGATAAGGTCAACGGCCAGGGGCTGAGCTTTAACCCGGCCTTCCTGCGGGCGATGAATCAGCTGAGCCAGCTGTCAGACATTCTGTTCACCGACGGCAGCCAGGGCATCAGCTTTGAGCTGCAGGCGCGTCCTGTACCGCAGGTGGTGGAAACCCAGCTGACCATTGACGGTCAGAAGCTGCACTACTTCAATCAGATGGCTGACTGGCAGTCCTTCCGCTGGCCGGGAGACACGTACAGGCCGGGAACCATGCTGACCTGGACCACCGTTAACGCCGGCGCGCGCCTGTTCGGGGATTACAGCGGGACCTGGGGCTTCATTCGCTGGCTGGAGCAGGGCAAACGCCGACAGCTCGACCGCAGCCAGTGGATGATGAGCTTTACCGCGCCGGACGGTCGAACCCTGCAGTGGGTGCTGCGCTCACAGCTGGGCAAAGGACCGCTGGCACTGCTGGCACTTCGCGGTTTCACGCTGCCGGACCAGATATTCAGTGTCGACAGCGCGGCCACGTTTGAGCCGTCTGGCACGGATGCCATTCCTCGGCCTGCTGGCGCCGGATAA
- a CDS encoding SMR family transporter, with protein MTYTWLIIAIVAEVIATTSLKLSEGFSRLWPSVATVLFYAVAFYCLSLTMRTIPTGVIYAIWSGAGIVLIGAVGWIFLGQKLDWPAIAGMALIIIGVLVINLFSKSVAH; from the coding sequence ATGACCTATACCTGGCTGATTATTGCCATTGTGGCGGAAGTGATTGCCACCACCTCCCTGAAACTCTCCGAAGGCTTCAGCCGCCTGTGGCCGAGCGTTGCCACCGTGCTGTTTTACGCCGTGGCTTTTTATTGCCTGTCGCTGACCATGCGCACCATCCCCACGGGCGTGATTTACGCCATCTGGTCCGGCGCGGGCATTGTGTTGATTGGAGCAGTTGGCTGGATTTTCTTAGGCCAAAAGCTGGACTGGCCCGCAATCGCCGGTATGGCGCTGATTATTATTGGCGTGCTGGTGATAAATTTATTTTCGAAATCCGTCGCGCACTGA
- a CDS encoding DUF2554 family protein, translating into MVNKLRARLGMILLLMSAALFSGQTMAESHGHLFLVVKSADMLLRHQADSDEIRQSAEEAAADFRERYHHVQIKKAPTTIG; encoded by the coding sequence ATGGTTAATAAACTGCGCGCAAGGCTGGGAATGATTTTACTGCTGATGAGCGCCGCACTCTTCTCCGGCCAGACGATGGCGGAGTCACACGGGCATCTGTTTCTGGTAGTAAAAAGTGCAGACATGCTGCTACGCCATCAGGCCGACAGCGATGAGATCCGCCAGAGCGCGGAAGAAGCCGCAGCGGATTTTCGTGAACGTTACCACCACGTACAAATAAAGAAAGCGCCAACGACCATTGGCTAA
- a CDS encoding DUF2474 domain-containing protein: MNKIRQLLWMVALWAGSVLLLAAVSMVFRLLMNAAGFKS, from the coding sequence ATGAACAAGATAAGACAGCTGTTATGGATGGTGGCGCTCTGGGCAGGCAGCGTGCTGTTGCTCGCCGCCGTGAGCATGGTGTTCCGGCTGCTGATGAACGCAGCCGGATTTAAATCATGA
- the cybB gene encoding cytochrome b561: MRSKYTSLQITLHWLVFLLIVTAYCAMELKGFFPRSYRPVINATHVTCGLSVLVLMVLRLLVRLKYRAPAITPKPHPAIIGVSHLVHTIIYLMFIVLPVMGFLTVYYKGSDWSVLGIPMPHAPELDEDRQFTMKEIHELIANTGYFVIAIHAFAALFHHYIWKDNTLVRMLPGKRE; this comes from the coding sequence ATGCGCAGCAAATACACCTCGTTACAGATAACCCTCCACTGGCTGGTTTTTCTTTTAATCGTCACGGCCTACTGCGCCATGGAGCTGAAAGGCTTTTTCCCGCGCAGCTACCGTCCGGTGATTAACGCCACCCACGTAACCTGTGGGCTAAGCGTGCTGGTGCTAATGGTTTTGCGCCTGCTGGTCAGACTCAAATACCGCGCGCCGGCCATCACGCCAAAACCCCATCCTGCCATTATCGGCGTTTCCCATCTGGTGCACACCATCATCTATCTGATGTTTATCGTGCTGCCGGTTATGGGCTTCCTCACCGTCTACTACAAAGGCAGCGACTGGTCGGTTCTGGGTATTCCCATGCCGCACGCGCCGGAACTGGATGAAGATCGCCAGTTCACCATGAAGGAAATCCATGAGCTGATTGCCAATACGGGCTATTTCGTGATTGCTATCCATGCCTTCGCGGCGCTGTTCCATCATTACATCTGGAAGGACAACACGCTGGTGCGCATGCTGCCGGGTAAGCGGGAGTAA
- a CDS encoding metal/formaldehyde-sensitive transcriptional repressor, translating to MPHSPEDKKRILTRVRRIRGQTEAIERALENGDPCIAILQQIAAVRGAANGLMGEMMEIHLKDELVAGETSEEQRAVRMAEVGNLIRSYLK from the coding sequence ATGCCCCATTCACCGGAAGACAAAAAACGCATTCTGACCCGCGTGCGCCGCATTCGCGGTCAGACGGAGGCGATTGAGCGCGCGCTGGAAAACGGCGATCCCTGCATCGCTATTCTGCAGCAGATCGCCGCCGTTCGCGGTGCCGCTAACGGCCTGATGGGCGAGATGATGGAAATCCACCTGAAGGATGAGCTGGTCGCGGGGGAGACCTCCGAGGAGCAGCGCGCCGTGCGTATGGCGGAAGTCGGTAATCTGATCCGCTCTTATCTAAAATAA
- a CDS encoding S-(hydroxymethyl)glutathione dehydrogenase/class III alcohol dehydrogenase, producing MKSRAAVAFGPGKPLEIVEIDVAPPKKGEVLVKITHTGVCHTDAFTLSGDDPEGVFPAVLGHEGGGIVVEVGEGVTSLKPGDHVIPLYTAECGECKFCKSGKTNLCQAVRTTQGKGLMPDGTTRFSYNGEPIYHYMGTSTFSEYTVVAEISLAKVNEQAPLDKVCLLGCGVTTGIGAVHNTAKVKEGDTVAVFGLGGIGLAVIQGAVQAKAGRILAVDTNPEKFKLATEMGATDCINPKDYDKPIQDVIVEMTDGGVDFSFECIGNVNVMRSALECCHKGWGESVIIGVAGAGQEIKTRPFQLVTGRVWRGSAFGGVKGRTQLPGMVEDAMAGKINLDPFITHRLPLEQINEAFDLMHEGKSIRTVIHFGEK from the coding sequence ATGAAATCACGTGCAGCAGTAGCATTCGGTCCGGGCAAGCCTCTGGAAATCGTAGAAATTGACGTCGCACCGCCGAAAAAAGGCGAAGTGCTGGTAAAAATTACCCATACCGGCGTGTGCCATACCGATGCCTTTACCTTGTCCGGCGACGATCCGGAAGGCGTATTCCCTGCGGTGCTGGGCCATGAAGGCGGCGGTATCGTGGTTGAAGTGGGCGAGGGCGTTACCAGCCTGAAGCCGGGCGACCATGTTATCCCTCTTTACACCGCCGAATGTGGAGAATGTAAGTTCTGTAAATCCGGTAAAACCAACCTGTGCCAGGCCGTTCGCACCACGCAGGGCAAAGGTCTTATGCCAGATGGCACCACCCGTTTCTCCTACAACGGCGAGCCAATTTACCACTACATGGGCACCAGCACCTTCAGCGAATACACCGTTGTGGCGGAGATCTCACTGGCGAAAGTAAACGAACAGGCTCCTCTGGATAAAGTCTGCCTGCTGGGCTGCGGCGTGACGACCGGTATCGGTGCGGTTCATAACACCGCAAAAGTTAAAGAAGGCGACACCGTAGCGGTATTTGGCTTAGGTGGTATTGGCCTTGCGGTCATTCAGGGTGCCGTACAGGCAAAAGCCGGGCGTATCCTGGCTGTCGATACCAACCCGGAGAAGTTTAAGCTCGCCACGGAGATGGGCGCGACCGACTGCATCAACCCAAAAGATTACGATAAGCCGATTCAGGACGTCATCGTTGAGATGACCGACGGCGGCGTGGACTTCAGCTTCGAGTGCATCGGCAACGTGAACGTGATGCGTTCCGCGCTGGAATGCTGCCATAAAGGCTGGGGCGAAAGCGTGATTATCGGCGTGGCCGGTGCGGGCCAGGAGATCAAAACCCGTCCGTTCCAGCTGGTGACCGGCCGCGTGTGGCGTGGCTCCGCATTCGGCGGCGTAAAAGGCCGTACGCAGTTACCGGGCATGGTAGAGGACGCGATGGCTGGAAAGATCAATCTCGATCCGTTTATTACCCACCGCCTGCCGCTGGAGCAGATTAACGAAGCGTTTGACCTCATGCACGAAGGGAAATCGATTCGTACCGTGATTCATTTCGGCGAGAAGTAA
- a CDS encoding type VI secretion system Vgr family protein, with protein MSANPVVRFSHSHHLLAVKGCGSDLDVLAFEGDEAMSAPFSYRIEFTSADHAISKEMMLMKAASLTLQAPVDQGYGIKMQQAVRTLQGVVSGFERLSTSKDETHYALTLQPRLALLDRSHQNAIYQDMSVPQIVEKILRERHSMRGQDFLFSLSKEYPRREQVMQYGEDDLHFITRLLGEVGIWFRFTTDTRLNIDVVEFYDGQQGYEKGLTLPSVPPSGQHSDGVDSVWGMESHHNVVQKQVSTRDYNYRQATEDMNTQVDVTRGDATTCGEAYHYGDNYLTPGSAYDRHPAPESGAFYARIRHERYLNGQTQTRAITSCPTLFPGQVLKVTGGYEVADVFARGVVITAMHSHARRDEDFGVHFDGIPNNPDFSFRPQPGSRPVMAGTLPARVTSTTENDTYGHIDKDGRYRVSMLFDRDNWETGFESLWVRQSRPYAGDTYGLHLPLLAGTEVAIGFEDGNPDRPYIAGVLHDSAHGDHVTIRNYKRNVLRTPANNKIRLDDSRGQEHIKVSTEYGGKSQLNLGHLVDSEKQKRGEGFELRTDGWGAIRAQKGLFISADGQTKAQGQVLEMQPALARLSAALVEMETLAASALQAQALAADVSRQQKRLKEKIERLHEEVILASAPKGMALVSGEDMQLSASENLTLTAGRQLDIGVRKDFTLAAGKQLSLYSREGAKLFSSHSDIDIQAQGGNITTWSTQDTHISSGRKLVVTAQDELTLVCGGGYIKIKGGNVEIGGPGKLLIKNTGIKKAGSGSMQGVMKSFEPESFDEKFKLTHSLTQEPLANQRYRIRLPGGKVVEGVTSETGETSLTQSQATDDMEITWLERVIK; from the coding sequence ATGAGTGCAAATCCTGTTGTAAGATTCAGCCACAGCCACCACCTGCTGGCGGTAAAAGGGTGCGGCTCGGATCTGGACGTGCTGGCGTTTGAAGGCGATGAGGCCATGAGCGCGCCGTTCAGCTACCGGATTGAATTCACCAGCGCTGACCATGCCATCAGTAAAGAAATGATGCTGATGAAAGCAGCCTCCCTGACGCTGCAGGCCCCGGTGGACCAGGGCTACGGCATCAAAATGCAGCAGGCCGTGCGTACCCTTCAGGGGGTGGTGAGCGGCTTTGAACGCCTCAGCACCTCAAAGGATGAAACCCACTACGCCCTGACGCTGCAGCCGCGCCTGGCGCTGCTTGACCGTTCGCACCAGAACGCCATTTATCAGGATATGTCGGTCCCGCAGATTGTGGAAAAAATCCTGCGCGAGCGCCACAGCATGCGCGGTCAGGATTTTCTGTTCTCGCTCTCAAAAGAGTACCCGCGCCGTGAGCAGGTGATGCAGTACGGCGAGGATGACCTGCACTTTATTACCCGCCTGCTGGGTGAGGTCGGCATCTGGTTCCGCTTTACCACCGACACGCGCCTGAACATCGACGTGGTGGAGTTTTACGACGGTCAGCAGGGGTATGAAAAAGGCCTGACGCTGCCATCGGTGCCGCCGTCGGGCCAGCATTCGGACGGTGTGGACTCGGTGTGGGGGATGGAGAGCCATCATAACGTGGTGCAGAAGCAGGTCAGCACCCGGGATTACAACTACCGGCAGGCCACCGAAGATATGAATACGCAGGTGGATGTGACGCGCGGAGACGCCACCACCTGTGGGGAGGCCTATCACTACGGCGATAATTATCTGACACCGGGAAGTGCGTATGACCGCCATCCGGCCCCGGAGTCCGGGGCGTTTTACGCCCGCATTCGCCATGAGCGCTACCTGAACGGCCAGACGCAGACCCGTGCCATCACCAGCTGCCCGACGCTCTTTCCGGGGCAGGTGCTGAAAGTCACCGGCGGGTACGAAGTGGCCGACGTATTTGCCCGTGGTGTGGTCATTACGGCGATGCACAGCCATGCGCGGCGGGATGAGGACTTTGGCGTTCACTTCGACGGTATCCCGAACAACCCTGATTTTAGTTTCCGCCCGCAGCCTGGCTCACGCCCGGTGATGGCCGGCACCTTACCGGCCCGCGTGACCAGTACCACCGAGAACGACACCTACGGCCACATCGATAAAGACGGTCGCTATCGCGTCAGCATGCTGTTTGACCGTGATAACTGGGAAACCGGGTTCGAGAGCCTGTGGGTGCGTCAGTCCCGCCCGTATGCAGGGGATACCTACGGCCTGCACCTGCCGCTGCTGGCGGGCACCGAAGTGGCGATTGGCTTTGAGGACGGTAACCCGGACAGGCCGTACATCGCAGGCGTGCTGCACGACTCGGCGCACGGCGACCACGTCACCATCCGCAACTACAAGCGTAACGTCCTGCGGACGCCTGCGAACAACAAAATCCGCCTCGATGACAGCCGCGGCCAGGAGCATATCAAGGTCTCCACGGAGTACGGCGGCAAGAGTCAGCTGAACCTGGGCCATCTCGTCGACAGTGAAAAACAGAAGCGCGGTGAGGGCTTTGAGCTCAGAACCGACGGCTGGGGCGCGATACGGGCACAGAAGGGGCTGTTCATCAGCGCTGATGGCCAGACGAAAGCGCAGGGCCAGGTGCTGGAGATGCAGCCAGCGCTCGCACGGCTTTCAGCAGCATTAGTGGAAATGGAAACGCTTGCCGCCAGCGCACTGCAGGCCCAGGCGCTGGCTGCAGATGTGAGTCGCCAGCAAAAACGCCTGAAGGAAAAAATAGAACGGCTGCATGAAGAGGTGATCCTGGCGAGCGCACCGAAAGGCATGGCGCTGGTGAGCGGTGAAGATATGCAGCTGTCAGCCAGCGAAAATCTGACGCTGACGGCGGGCAGGCAGCTGGATATTGGTGTCCGGAAGGACTTCACCCTTGCGGCAGGAAAGCAGCTCAGCCTGTACAGTCGTGAAGGGGCAAAACTGTTCAGCTCGCACAGCGACATTGATATTCAGGCGCAGGGCGGAAATATCACCACCTGGTCGACGCAGGACACGCATATTTCGAGTGGCAGGAAGCTGGTCGTCACGGCCCAGGATGAGCTGACGCTGGTCTGCGGCGGGGGATATATCAAAATCAAAGGCGGGAACGTTGAGATTGGCGGGCCGGGCAAACTGCTGATTAAGAATACGGGTATTAAAAAGGCCGGCTCCGGCAGTATGCAGGGGGTGATGAAATCGTTTGAGCCGGAGAGCTTTGATGAGAAATTTAAACTGACCCATAGCCTGACACAAGAACCATTAGCTAACCAGCGATACCGTATTAGGTTACCTGGTGGAAAAGTGGTTGAAGGCGTTACGTCTGAAACTGGAGAAACGTCGCTAACCCAATCGCAGGCGACTGATGACATGGAAATCACCTGGCTGGAGAGAGTAATTAAATGA
- a CDS encoding helix-turn-helix transcriptional regulator has product MATVTDFEPRLTTLEDNRKMLAAFLRTRRESLDPQRLGLPRSGRRRTPGLRREEVALLADVGVTWYTWLEQGREVNPSVSVMTAIASALQCSPVETRHLFILAGLSPSEIPASAICENLSPASRRLLDALMPNPACMQTPNFDILGYNRNFCLLMGVDLDSVPQEERNCIYQYLTSETWRSRLGDKESLMPLFVGYFRAGMTENRGNPRWEALLEQFTRVSAEFKTLWQQRYEVKGIENHLKEFIHPQIGTVQMQQANWFSTPRDGARLLVYLPVDDAGERALAGLSEY; this is encoded by the coding sequence ATGGCCACCGTAACCGACTTTGAACCGCGCCTCACCACGCTTGAGGACAATCGAAAAATGCTCGCTGCTTTTCTGCGAACCCGCAGGGAAAGCCTTGACCCTCAGCGTCTTGGCCTGCCGCGCAGCGGTCGCCGCCGCACACCCGGGCTGCGTCGGGAAGAGGTCGCCCTGCTGGCGGACGTCGGCGTCACCTGGTATACCTGGCTTGAGCAGGGGCGCGAGGTTAATCCCTCCGTCAGCGTCATGACCGCCATCGCCAGCGCGTTGCAGTGCAGTCCTGTAGAAACACGCCACCTGTTTATCCTTGCGGGGCTGTCACCTTCTGAGATCCCCGCATCGGCAATCTGTGAAAACCTCAGCCCCGCCTCACGCCGCCTGCTGGACGCGCTGATGCCCAACCCGGCCTGCATGCAGACCCCCAATTTCGATATCCTCGGCTACAACCGCAACTTTTGCCTGCTGATGGGTGTGGATCTGGATAGCGTCCCACAGGAAGAGCGCAACTGCATTTACCAGTATCTGACCAGTGAAACCTGGCGCAGCCGGCTGGGCGATAAAGAATCGTTGATGCCGTTGTTCGTGGGCTACTTTCGCGCGGGCATGACGGAAAACAGGGGCAATCCACGCTGGGAAGCGCTGCTGGAGCAATTTACCCGCGTCTCCGCAGAGTTTAAGACCTTGTGGCAACAGCGTTATGAAGTGAAAGGAATTGAAAACCATCTCAAAGAGTTCATCCACCCGCAGATTGGCACCGTTCAGATGCAGCAGGCCAACTGGTTCTCTACCCCACGAGACGGTGCTCGCCTGCTGGTTTACCTGCCGGTGGATGATGCCGGAGAGCGGGCTCTTGCGGGGCTTTCGGAATATTAG
- the cydB gene encoding cytochrome d ubiquinol oxidase subunit II — MGIDLSVIWFVIIVFATLMYIVMDGFDLGIGILFPFIRSADDRDVMINSVAPVWDGNETWLVLGGAALFGAFPLAYAVIVDALTIPLTLMLIGLIFRGVAFEFRFKATPEHRSFWDKAFLGGSILATFCQGVVVGAVITGFPVAGRTFAGTQLDWLTPFNLFCGAGLLVAYALLGACWLLMKSKDPLQIKMRMIVKPLLLALLIIIAIVSVWTPLLHEQIAARWFSLPNLFWLLPVPVLVLLCSLWLWRSAGSSTSLHSTPFVLTLALVFLGFSGLGISIWPWIIPPSITLWQAAAPPQSQGFMLVGALFIIPIILVYTFWSYYVFRGKVQHGEGYH, encoded by the coding sequence ATGGGTATCGATCTTTCCGTTATCTGGTTTGTGATTATCGTCTTTGCCACGCTGATGTATATCGTCATGGACGGTTTCGATCTGGGCATCGGCATCCTGTTTCCCTTTATCCGCAGCGCTGACGACCGGGATGTGATGATCAACAGCGTCGCGCCGGTCTGGGACGGCAATGAAACCTGGCTGGTGCTGGGCGGCGCGGCGCTGTTCGGTGCGTTTCCGCTGGCCTACGCGGTGATTGTCGACGCGTTGACCATCCCGCTGACGCTGATGCTGATCGGCTTAATCTTCCGCGGCGTGGCGTTTGAGTTTCGCTTCAAAGCGACGCCGGAACATCGTTCGTTCTGGGATAAAGCGTTTCTTGGGGGATCGATCCTGGCGACGTTCTGCCAGGGTGTGGTGGTGGGTGCTGTGATCACTGGCTTCCCCGTGGCGGGCCGAACGTTCGCGGGGACGCAGCTCGACTGGCTGACGCCGTTCAATCTGTTCTGCGGCGCGGGCCTGCTGGTGGCCTATGCCCTGCTCGGCGCCTGCTGGTTGTTGATGAAAAGCAAGGATCCTCTGCAGATCAAAATGCGCATGATAGTGAAGCCGCTGCTGCTGGCGCTGCTGATTATTATCGCTATCGTCAGCGTCTGGACGCCGCTATTGCATGAGCAGATTGCCGCCCGCTGGTTCAGCCTGCCGAACCTGTTCTGGCTGCTGCCCGTGCCGGTACTGGTTCTGCTTTGCAGCCTGTGGCTGTGGCGCAGCGCGGGCAGCAGTACCAGCCTGCACAGCACGCCGTTTGTCCTTACGCTTGCGCTGGTATTTCTGGGCTTCAGCGGTCTTGGGATCAGCATCTGGCCCTGGATTATCCCGCCGTCCATCACGCTATGGCAGGCCGCCGCCCCGCCGCAAAGCCAGGGGTTCATGCTGGTTGGCGCGCTGTTTATTATCCCGATCATTCTGGTTTACACCTTCTGGAGCTACTACGTATTCCGGGGCAAAGTGCAGCACGGCGAGGGGTATCACTGA
- a CDS encoding PAAR domain-containing protein translates to MEKNVVVLGDATTHGGKVTSASSSFDISGKNAALLHDTVSCPKHGTNKIIECDVSAYEENGRGIVLHGCKTQCGARVIASRQDMEVS, encoded by the coding sequence ATGGAGAAAAACGTTGTTGTTTTAGGGGATGCCACTACGCATGGTGGCAAAGTCACTTCAGCCTCGTCCAGCTTCGATATCTCAGGGAAGAATGCTGCGCTTTTACACGATACTGTTTCATGCCCGAAGCACGGCACAAACAAAATCATTGAGTGCGATGTTTCTGCATATGAAGAAAACGGTCGTGGAATCGTATTGCATGGTTGTAAAACGCAGTGCGGCGCGCGTGTCATTGCAAGCCGGCAGGATATGGAGGTTAGCTGA